In Palaemon carinicauda isolate YSFRI2023 chromosome 1, ASM3689809v2, whole genome shotgun sequence, the genomic stretch tttgtaaaaattttcatagtttaaattgaaaatatttattttaatgttgctgttctaaaaatttcttatttttccttgtttcctttcctcacttggctatttttccttgttagagcccttgggcatagagcatcttgcttttccaactagggttgtagcttagcaagtaatgataattataataatgatagatgCTGTATTGGACATATTGGACAGCTATTGTCAAGATAACTTGAAAATATGCCATTATTCTAATCAATATTCTAGGGggtaaataaaaacagtactcttgttattgcttttattattatcacgAATTAAAGAAAATTCATTCGTTACGAATCTAATTGATCAATTACATGCAAAGCTGAAAAATATAATACCAGTTATAATtccagttacttctctccattttcttTAGCTATGTTCCTCATTGCTACCTcattttctccattattattactgatatttttctatagcttatatatgaaatatctgttttaatgttgttaatgtttttttcttttagaatatcttatactaattgtccattacttctatcttagtttattcatttccttatttccttccctcaccgggctatttctccttgttggagcccttgggcttatagcattgtgcttttccaactagggttgtagcttagctactaataataataatgatgataataataataataatgataatattgattataataataataataataataataatgacatgataataataataataataataataataataataataatattgattataataataataataatgataataataatgataatattgattataataataataataatgacatgataataataataataataataataataataataataataataataataataatagttagttaAACTTATTGTTCTCATTTAGCAATATATCCTCTTCCACTTGAATATTTACTCGAAAGTCACTATTAAGACTATCCCACTTGACGATAATAAAGGAAGTGGAATGACCACAGTACAATTAGCCTTAAGCATTAAGCAAATTTAATTAGCACAGTTACAAAAACAGTGCAATATATCCTAAATAATATCTACGTACAGGGTGgtgcaaaagtaggtggacaggaaattattacatttatcatgagattacatatgcatacaattatatttactaacacaattaatGCATTGCCAATTGATTCTATTGCGAAGAATGATACAAAAGCACTACAtatgcatacaattatatttactaacacaattaatGCATTGACAACTGAATTCTATTGTGAACAATGTTACAAAAGCACTCAGATATTATTGAGAACAAAAAAACActtataataatataatcaatatataaaccTATGCCACATACTGTCCGCCTACTTTTGgatcaccctgtatatatatatatatatatatatatatatatatatatatatatatatatatatatatatatatatatatatgataataataataatgatgatatctcgCATATAATTTTCTCTCTACTTCATTTCTGTTTAACAAAATCTCCAAAGAATACAGAATGCCCGTTTTCTGTAAACATAGAAATCAGGTTCATACAGAATACTCGTTTTCTGTAAAGAGAGGAATCAGGTTCAAACCAGACTAGTCTTACTTTGACTTTCTAATCAATACTTCCCGACTTCCATGAACTATTACTCTCATTGTGATATTCAGATCCTTAAAAAGGGGCAATTAGAACATACTTTTGttagtaattattttcatattttacactTATAGCACAAAGTAAGATCACATTGCAAgtatttatcaaattatttaatctgttcatcaaattattatttaatttgtgtCTCCCTCAGCGAGTTTAAGAGGAACCTTAAGCTGATCATCAGTTGATAAGCTCATCTTCCTGACATACTTATAAGCATCTCgcataaatattgcatataaaataaCATCAACAACCACGTTCAAAGCGGGCAGACTCAGTGTTGTCAGAGCCACATACGCTAACGAAGCAATCGAGTCCTGGTCGCTGACCATATCCAAAAGAAGGTATGGTACACAGTATGTCATTTGGAGGATCGTGAAGGCAATTGTGATGGCGAAAGACAGCTGCAGTGAACGCTTTTGCATCGTCAGGGAGCCAGTAGCAGTATCTGGGATGGTTAGTGAAAATTCCTTCTTCTTGGTCACGACGGTCAGAATTAGAAAGATCCAGCTGACAGTGACAGATACGATAGAATACATAACGTAAGATAGGACCCTAAGATAATGACTCTGCCAAGTGCTACTCATGTATAACGAAGAAATGCAAAAAAGTGGCGAGGTCTCTGATTGCACAAATATGGCTGTGGCTATCACAAGGGACACAGACCAGGAAACGAAGTTTATGCCTTTGAAAACAGCAGACCTCAATTTGACATTGGGAGCTAAGACGCACTCTTCAATGTAGGCGTTGACACACATACCAACTTGGTTGGCCGAGCTCATGAAACGTGCGTAAAACGCCAGAGAGTTTCTGAACTTGCACATAACATCACCAAAGAGCCACGAATTGTAGAAGAATGTTAAAGCATCTAGAGGCACCGTTAGCAATAGAAGGATCTCAGCGACCGCTCGACACACAATGTACCTGCTGAAAACATCATTGCGGGCAGCGCGTACCAGGAGGCTGATGGCGCAGAAACTGCCAAGCAGGCCTACCGTAGACAGGGTGTTCATGAGAACCATCTGTAGCATCTGCGAGTTTTCATAGCTTGAGGAAGAATGCTTTCTGGAAGAGAATTCATCTACGCATTCTTGTTCAGCGCCGGAACAATCATGATTAAAGTGATTGGAATTGGTTTCGTCTGTTGTTGAGGCCATCTTGGAAAAGAGCTGTTCTGCTTGAAGCTCCTGTAGGGAACAAGATTTACCTTATATTAGGAACAAGCGACCAGtgttttattaacaataaatggttatcatatatacagtatatatatatatatatatatatatatatatatatatatatatatatatatatatatatatatatatatatgtatatatatatatagactagcttttcatattcaaataaccaatatatgtactaccttaatatctggattctctcttatacctcgggattagagacccaagggggaaccaactcaaagattaTAGCTTCTGGCCAGCCGGAGAACCGAACCCTGGTCCGCGAAACTGGTGTGACAGTAACATACCACTTAGCAACACAGAAAGATCCCTCTATGTAGCCACACGGGAAGATCCCTCTATGTGGCTAAGAGGTATctcactgtcataccagtttcccggaccagagttcgattacCAAGCtggccaaaagctattatctttgagttggttcccccttgggtcactgatcccgaggtataagagagagtccagatattaaagtagtaaaatatatggtttatttgatatatatatatatatatatatatatatatatatatatatatatatatatatatatatatatatacatatatatatatatatatgtgtgtgtgtgtgtgtgtgtgtgtgtatgtgtgtatacatatatacagtttatatgtataatatatgtatataaatatatataaacatatatatatatatatatatatatatatatatatatatatatatatttatatttgtaaatatatatatatatatatatatatatatatatatatatatatatatatatatatgtgtgtgtgtgtgagagtgtgtgtataaataaatgtctatactgtgtgtacgtatatatatatatatatatatatatatatatatatatatatatatatatatatatatatatatatatacgtatgtgcgtcc encodes the following:
- the LOC137644985 gene encoding mu-type opioid receptor-like, which produces MASTTDETNSNHFNHDCSGAEQECVDEFSSRKHSSSSYENSQMLQMVLMNTLSTVGLLGSFCAISLLVRAARNDVFSRYIVCRAVAEILLLLTVPLDALTFFYNSWLFGDVMCKFRNSLAFYARFMSSANQVGMCVNAYIEECVLAPNVKLRSAVFKGINFVSWSVSLVIATAIFVQSETSPLFCISSLYMSSTWQSHYLRVLSYVMYSIVSVTVSWIFLILTVVTKKKEFSLTIPDTATGSLTMQKRSLQLSFAITIAFTILQMTYCVPYLLLDMVSDQDSIASLAYVALTTLSLPALNVVVDVILYAIFMRDAYKYVRKMSLSTDDQLKVPLKLAEGDTN